One Coriobacteriia bacterium DNA window includes the following coding sequences:
- a CDS encoding TrkA family potassium uptake protein, with the protein MNIIVVGCGRVGAQLATMLSEQGNNVTVIDKNEDAFSQLGGTFNGVTIKGLGFDEDILLTAGIEDCDYFCAVTDLDNTNVMATQVATYIFGVENVVTRLYNPERTATYERLELDYVCGTNLVAEAIFDKVVSSKETHIKSFGDVEIFVFKVADRFIGTLVRSIEVEGKVLPSVVRRGNHTFIPTHESTLEKGDILRVAVSADSVRKLKKYMED; encoded by the coding sequence ATGAACATCATCGTAGTCGGTTGCGGGCGAGTCGGCGCGCAGCTTGCGACCATGCTTTCCGAGCAGGGCAACAACGTCACCGTCATCGATAAAAACGAGGATGCTTTTTCGCAACTGGGAGGAACCTTTAATGGCGTGACGATAAAGGGATTGGGCTTCGATGAAGACATCTTGCTTACCGCTGGCATTGAAGATTGCGACTATTTTTGTGCGGTGACGGATTTAGATAACACCAACGTAATGGCAACTCAGGTCGCCACCTACATTTTCGGTGTGGAAAATGTCGTAACCAGACTCTATAATCCCGAGCGCACTGCCACTTACGAGCGGCTCGAGCTCGATTACGTTTGCGGTACGAATCTCGTCGCCGAAGCGATCTTTGACAAAGTGGTATCTTCCAAGGAGACCCATATCAAAAGTTTCGGGGATGTCGAGATCTTCGTGTTCAAAGTAGCCGATCGCTTCATCGGTACATTGGTTCGGTCAATCGAGGTCGAGGGCAAGGTGCTTCCATCGGTTGTGCGACGCGGCAATCATACGTTCATTCCGACGCACGAAAGTACGCTTGAAAAAGGAGATATTCTCCGTGTGGCGGTTTCTGCGGATTCCGTGCGTAAACTCAAGAAATATATGGAGGATTAA
- a CDS encoding DUF1461 domain-containing protein has product MSKLYALLLLICALGLGFLCAVSAPAVRWSIDESHPYADEVSTSTALEDITPLYNDAQLVQYRATAEQTRRFVLGSHAVALPRDKTGLSGYDAASVGHLEDVEKVMVGWMGVVAFSLVISLVVLALCIIRKKQAVVFGACLLAGVGVAIIIGMSAVAGFFDFSALFEAMHSVLFPQGNWAFPAESLLIMTFPLKFWILTAAIWASVTAAIGIMYVFVGLGYKSVLKKFDLV; this is encoded by the coding sequence ATGAGTAAGCTCTATGCGCTCCTGTTGCTGATTTGCGCACTCGGTCTCGGTTTTTTATGTGCCGTGAGTGCACCTGCCGTCAGATGGAGCATCGACGAATCGCACCCCTATGCCGATGAGGTTTCGACTTCGACCGCGCTTGAAGACATCACGCCTCTTTATAATGACGCCCAACTTGTGCAGTATCGGGCCACCGCCGAGCAGACGCGCCGATTCGTGCTCGGTAGCCATGCCGTTGCACTCCCTCGCGATAAGACCGGTCTCAGTGGCTATGATGCGGCATCTGTGGGCCACTTAGAGGATGTCGAAAAGGTGATGGTCGGCTGGATGGGCGTCGTGGCGTTTTCACTTGTGATATCGCTTGTCGTTTTGGCACTCTGCATCATAAGGAAAAAGCAAGCCGTCGTATTTGGTGCATGCCTTTTGGCGGGCGTCGGCGTCGCTATTATAATCGGGATGAGTGCGGTAGCCGGGTTCTTCGACTTTTCGGCATTGTTCGAGGCGATGCATTCGGTTTTGTTTCCGCAGGGGAACTGGGCGTTTCCCGCCGAGTCTCTCCTTATCATGACCTTCCCTTTGAAATTTTGGATTCTCACCGCGGCAATCTGGGCGAGCGTTACCGCGGCAATCGGCATAATGTATGTATTCGTGGGGCTGGGATATAAAAGCGTGTTGAAAAAGTTCGATTTAGTGTAA